One Vulpes lagopus strain Blue_001 chromosome 18, ASM1834538v1, whole genome shotgun sequence DNA window includes the following coding sequences:
- the L3MBTL1 gene encoding lethal(3)malignant brain tumor-like protein 1 isoform X2, whose product MEGNAEMEMLRTLKGPSTGEVNVHLVARDSPGSGSHLPATAFIIPAGSATLGLPSSALDVSCFPREPIHVGAPERVAGSLPVTATVLPQLSAEPAASASAATATVRLLEWTEATAPPPGSGLRFRISEYAPLNMVGAEQPPSPELRPEGVAECEDREAPAGGGDAGTQPPADLPQDPPEDPPQNPPEEEGTCQCQECGPQQSAGPDAASSKDDCPQLFQERSVIVENSSGQNSCTSTSELLKPMKKRKRREYHSPSEEESEPEALEKQEEGKDPEGQPTASTPESEEWNNSQPASGEKKEGWSWESYLEEQKAVTAPVSLFQDYQAVTHNKNGFRPGMKLEGIDPQHPSMYFILTVAEVCGYRLRLHFDGYSECHDFWINANSPDIHPAGWFEKTGHKLQPPKGYKEEEFSWSQYLRSTRAQAAPKHLFVSQSHNPPPLGFQVGMKLEAVDRMNPSLVCVASVTDVVDSRFLVHFDNWDDTYDYWCDPSSPYIHPVGWCQKQGKPLTPPQDYPDPDSFCWEKYLEETGASAVPTWAFKVRPPHSFLVNMKLEAVDRRNPALIRVASVEDVEDHRIKLHFDGWSHAYDFWIDADHPDIHPAGWCSKTGHPLQPPLRPREPSSALPGGCPPLSYRSLPQTRTSKYSFHHRKCPTPGCDGSGHVTGKFTAHHCLSGCPLAERNQSRLKAELSDAEASARKRNLSGFSLRKKPRHHGRCGGQGCRASCPLGPGQALIPCHGPGPSLSRIGRPPKYRKIPQEDFPTLTADAMHQSLFMSALSAHPDRSLSVCWEQHCKLLPGVAGISASTVAKWTIDEVFSFVQTLTGCEDQARLFKDEADIVKIMSVKLGPALKIYNAILMFKNADDTLK is encoded by the exons ATGGAGGGGAATGCTGAAATGGAGATGCTGAGGACACTGAAGGGGCCCTCCACAGGAGAGGTCAACGTGCACCTGGTGGCCAGAGACAGCCCAGGTTCCGGCTCTCACCTGCCGGCTACCGCCTTCATCATCCCAG CCGGCTCAGCCACCCTTGGTCTGCCCAGCAGTGCCCTGGATGTTTCCTGTTTTCCGCGGGAGCCGATCCATGTGGGCGCCCCGGAGCGCGTGGCGGGCAGCCTACCTGTCACGGCCACCGTTCTGCCGCAGCTAAGCGCGGAGCCTGCGGCCAGCGCCAGCGCCGCCACCGCCACGGTGCGGCTCCTGGAGTGGACCGAGGCCACGGCCCCGCCTCCTGGGAGCGGCCTGCGG TTCCGGATAAGCGAGTACGCGCCGCTGAACATGGTGGGAGCGGAGCAGCCCCCGAGCCCCGAGCTGCGGCCGGAAGGTGTGGCCGAATGTGAAGACCGCGAGGCCCCGGCGGGAGGTGGCGATGCGGGCACCCAGCCGCCGG CGGACCTCCCCCAGGATCCTCCAGAAGACCCTCCGCAGAACCCCCCGGAAGAGGAAGGCACCTGTCAGTGCCAGGAGTGTGGACCTCAGCAAAGCGCAGGTCCAGATGCTGCTTCCTCCAAAGATGACTGCCCCCAGCTGTTCCAAGAGCG GTCAGTCATAGTGGAGAACTCCTCAGGCCAGAACTCCTGCACCAGCACTTCTGAGCTTCTCAAACCCATGAAGAAGAGGAAGCGCAGGGAATACCACAGCCCATCAGAGGAGGAGTCAGAGCCTGAGGCCCTG GAGAagcaagaagaaggaaaggatcCAGAGGGACAACCGACTGCTAGCACCCCAGAAAGTGAGGAGTGGAACAACAGCCAGCCTG CATcaggggagaagaaggaaggcTGGTCATGGGAGTCCTACCTCGAGGAGCAGAAGGCTGTCACTGCCCCTGTCAGCCTCTTCCAGGAC TACCAGGCAGTCACTCATAATAAGAATGGCTTCAGACCGGGCATGAAGTTGGAAGGCATCGACCCTCAACACCCGTCCATGTACTTCATCCTCACCGTGGCCGAG GTGTGTGGCTACCGCCTACGTCTGCACTTTGATGGGTATTCTGAGTGTCATGACTTCTGGATCAATGCCAACTCCCCTGACATTCACCCCGCTGGCTGGTTTGAGAAGACTGGGCACAAACTGCAGCCCCCCAAAG GTTACAAGGAGGAGGAGTTCAGCTGGAGCCAGTATCTGCGCAGCACAAGAGCTCAGGCCGCCCCCAAGCACCTGTTTGTGAGCCAGAGCCAT AATCCTCCACCCCTGGGTTTCCAGGTGGGCATGAAACTGGAAGCTGTTGACCGCATGAACCCATCCCTCGTCTGTGTGGCCAGCGTGACAGACGTGGTGGACAGCCGCTTCCTGGTGCACTTTGACAACTGGGATGATACTTACGACTACTG GTGTGATCCCAGCAGCCCTTACATCCACCCGGTGGGCTGGTGCCAGAAGCAAGGAAAGCCCCTCACCCCTCCACAAG ACTACCCGGACCCTGATAGCTTCTGTTGGGAAAAATACCTGGAGGAAACTGGGGCCTCTGCTGTGCCCACCTGGGCCTTCAAGGTG CGACCCCCACACAGCTTCCTGGTCAACATGAAACTGGAGGCCGTGGACCGCAGGAACCCAGCCCTCATTCGTGTGGCCAGCGTGGAGGATGTGGAGGACCATCGCATAAAG CTCCACTTTGATGGCTGGAGTCATGCCTATGACTTCTGGATTGACGCCGACCACCCAGACATCCACCCTGCAGGCTGGTGCTCCAAGACAGGGCATCCCCTGCAGCCTCCTCTCC gacccagagagccCAGCTCTGCCTTGCCCGGGGGCTGTCCCCCTCTCAGCTATCGCAGCCTGCCACAGACGAGGACCTCCAAGTACAGCTTTCACCACCG GAAGTGCCCGACTCCTGGTTGTGATGGCTCTGGCCATGTCACAGGCAAGTTCACAGCTCACCATTGCCTCTCGGGCTGCCCGCTGGCTGAGAGGAACCAGAGTCGGCTGAAGGCGGAGTTATCGGACGCAGAGGCCTCGGCCCGTAAGAGGAACCTCTCGGGCTTCTCCCTAAGGAAGAAGCCTCGCCATCATGGCCGGTGCGGAGGGCAAGGGTGCAGGGCCTCGTGTCCTCTTGGGCCAGGCCAGGCACTGATTCCCTGCCACGGACCCGGTCCCTCTCTCTCCAGGATTGGACGCCCTCCAAAGTATCGGAAGATCCCACAAGAAGATTTCCCCA cacTGACTGCCGATGCCATGCACCAGTCCCTCTTCATGTCAGCCCTGTCGGCTCACCCTGACCGCTCCCTCTCTGTGTGCTGGGAGCAGCACTGCAAGCTCCTGCCGGGAGTGGCGGGCATCTCGGCCTCGACAGTTGCCAAGTGGACCATTGATGAG GTCTTCAGCTTCGTTCAGACCCTGACCGGCTGTGAGGACCAGGCACGACTCTTCAAAGATGAG GCGGACATTGTGAAGATCATGAGCGTGAAGCTGGGGCCAGCCTTGAAGATCTATAACGCCATTCTCATGTTCAAAAACGCCGATGACACCTTAAAGTGA
- the L3MBTL1 gene encoding lethal(3)malignant brain tumor-like protein 1 isoform X4 has translation MEGNAEMEMLRTLKGPSTGEVNVHLVARDSPGSGSHLPATAFIIPAGSATLGLPSSALDVSCFPREPIHVGAPERVAGSLPVTATVLPQLSAEPAASASAATATVRLLEWTEATAPPPGSGLRFRISEYAPLNMVGAEQPPSPELRPEGVAECEDREAPAGGGDAGTQPPADLPQDPPEDPPQNPPEEEGTCQCQECGPQQSAGPDAASSKDDCPQLFQERSVIVENSSGQNSCTSTSELLKPMKKRKRREYHSPSEEESEPEALEKQEEGKDPEGQPTASTPESEEWNNSQPASGEKKEGWSWESYLEEQKAVTAPVSLFQDYQAVTHNKNGFRPGMKLEGIDPQHPSMYFILTVAEVCGYRLRLHFDGYSECHDFWINANSPDIHPAGWFEKTGHKLQPPKGYKEEEFSWSQYLRSTRAQAAPKHLFVSQSHNPPPLGFQVGMKLEAVDRMNPSLVCVASVTDVVDSRFLVHFDNWDDTYDYWCDPSSPYIHPVGWCQKQGKPLTPPQDYPDPDSFCWEKYLEETGASAVPTWAFKVRPPHSFLVNMKLEAVDRRNPALIRVASVEDVEDHRIKLHFDGWSHAYDFWIDADHPDIHPAGWCSKTGHPLQPPLRPREPSSALPGGCPPLSYRSLPQTRTSKYSFHHRKCPTPGCDGSGHVTGKFTAHHCLSGCPLAERNQSRLKAELSDAEASARKRNLSGFSLRKKPRHHGRCGGQGCRASCPLGPGQALIPCHGPGPSLSRIGRPPKYRKIPQEDFPTLTADAMHQSLFMSALSAHPDRSLSVCWEQHCKLLPGVAGISASTVAKWTIDEVFSFVQTLTGCEDQARLFKDEVRRP, from the exons ATGGAGGGGAATGCTGAAATGGAGATGCTGAGGACACTGAAGGGGCCCTCCACAGGAGAGGTCAACGTGCACCTGGTGGCCAGAGACAGCCCAGGTTCCGGCTCTCACCTGCCGGCTACCGCCTTCATCATCCCAG CCGGCTCAGCCACCCTTGGTCTGCCCAGCAGTGCCCTGGATGTTTCCTGTTTTCCGCGGGAGCCGATCCATGTGGGCGCCCCGGAGCGCGTGGCGGGCAGCCTACCTGTCACGGCCACCGTTCTGCCGCAGCTAAGCGCGGAGCCTGCGGCCAGCGCCAGCGCCGCCACCGCCACGGTGCGGCTCCTGGAGTGGACCGAGGCCACGGCCCCGCCTCCTGGGAGCGGCCTGCGG TTCCGGATAAGCGAGTACGCGCCGCTGAACATGGTGGGAGCGGAGCAGCCCCCGAGCCCCGAGCTGCGGCCGGAAGGTGTGGCCGAATGTGAAGACCGCGAGGCCCCGGCGGGAGGTGGCGATGCGGGCACCCAGCCGCCGG CGGACCTCCCCCAGGATCCTCCAGAAGACCCTCCGCAGAACCCCCCGGAAGAGGAAGGCACCTGTCAGTGCCAGGAGTGTGGACCTCAGCAAAGCGCAGGTCCAGATGCTGCTTCCTCCAAAGATGACTGCCCCCAGCTGTTCCAAGAGCG GTCAGTCATAGTGGAGAACTCCTCAGGCCAGAACTCCTGCACCAGCACTTCTGAGCTTCTCAAACCCATGAAGAAGAGGAAGCGCAGGGAATACCACAGCCCATCAGAGGAGGAGTCAGAGCCTGAGGCCCTG GAGAagcaagaagaaggaaaggatcCAGAGGGACAACCGACTGCTAGCACCCCAGAAAGTGAGGAGTGGAACAACAGCCAGCCTG CATcaggggagaagaaggaaggcTGGTCATGGGAGTCCTACCTCGAGGAGCAGAAGGCTGTCACTGCCCCTGTCAGCCTCTTCCAGGAC TACCAGGCAGTCACTCATAATAAGAATGGCTTCAGACCGGGCATGAAGTTGGAAGGCATCGACCCTCAACACCCGTCCATGTACTTCATCCTCACCGTGGCCGAG GTGTGTGGCTACCGCCTACGTCTGCACTTTGATGGGTATTCTGAGTGTCATGACTTCTGGATCAATGCCAACTCCCCTGACATTCACCCCGCTGGCTGGTTTGAGAAGACTGGGCACAAACTGCAGCCCCCCAAAG GTTACAAGGAGGAGGAGTTCAGCTGGAGCCAGTATCTGCGCAGCACAAGAGCTCAGGCCGCCCCCAAGCACCTGTTTGTGAGCCAGAGCCAT AATCCTCCACCCCTGGGTTTCCAGGTGGGCATGAAACTGGAAGCTGTTGACCGCATGAACCCATCCCTCGTCTGTGTGGCCAGCGTGACAGACGTGGTGGACAGCCGCTTCCTGGTGCACTTTGACAACTGGGATGATACTTACGACTACTG GTGTGATCCCAGCAGCCCTTACATCCACCCGGTGGGCTGGTGCCAGAAGCAAGGAAAGCCCCTCACCCCTCCACAAG ACTACCCGGACCCTGATAGCTTCTGTTGGGAAAAATACCTGGAGGAAACTGGGGCCTCTGCTGTGCCCACCTGGGCCTTCAAGGTG CGACCCCCACACAGCTTCCTGGTCAACATGAAACTGGAGGCCGTGGACCGCAGGAACCCAGCCCTCATTCGTGTGGCCAGCGTGGAGGATGTGGAGGACCATCGCATAAAG CTCCACTTTGATGGCTGGAGTCATGCCTATGACTTCTGGATTGACGCCGACCACCCAGACATCCACCCTGCAGGCTGGTGCTCCAAGACAGGGCATCCCCTGCAGCCTCCTCTCC gacccagagagccCAGCTCTGCCTTGCCCGGGGGCTGTCCCCCTCTCAGCTATCGCAGCCTGCCACAGACGAGGACCTCCAAGTACAGCTTTCACCACCG GAAGTGCCCGACTCCTGGTTGTGATGGCTCTGGCCATGTCACAGGCAAGTTCACAGCTCACCATTGCCTCTCGGGCTGCCCGCTGGCTGAGAGGAACCAGAGTCGGCTGAAGGCGGAGTTATCGGACGCAGAGGCCTCGGCCCGTAAGAGGAACCTCTCGGGCTTCTCCCTAAGGAAGAAGCCTCGCCATCATGGCCGGTGCGGAGGGCAAGGGTGCAGGGCCTCGTGTCCTCTTGGGCCAGGCCAGGCACTGATTCCCTGCCACGGACCCGGTCCCTCTCTCTCCAGGATTGGACGCCCTCCAAAGTATCGGAAGATCCCACAAGAAGATTTCCCCA cacTGACTGCCGATGCCATGCACCAGTCCCTCTTCATGTCAGCCCTGTCGGCTCACCCTGACCGCTCCCTCTCTGTGTGCTGGGAGCAGCACTGCAAGCTCCTGCCGGGAGTGGCGGGCATCTCGGCCTCGACAGTTGCCAAGTGGACCATTGATGAG GTCTTCAGCTTCGTTCAGACCCTGACCGGCTGTGAGGACCAGGCACGACTCTTCAAAGATGAG GTCAGGCGCCCATGA
- the L3MBTL1 gene encoding lethal(3)malignant brain tumor-like protein 1 isoform X3, which translates to MEGNAEMEMLRTLKGPSTGEVNVHLVARDSPGSGSHLPATAFIIPAGSATLGLPSSALDVSCFPREPIHVGAPERVAGSLPVTATVLPQLSAEPAASASAATATVRLLEWTEATAPPPGSGLRFRISEYAPLNMVGAEQPPSPELRPEGVAECEDREAPAGGGDAGTQPPADLPQDPPEDPPQNPPEEEGTCQCQECGPQQSAGPDAASSKDDCPQLFQERSVIVENSSGQNSCTSTSELLKPMKKRKRREYHSPSEEESEPEALEKQEEGKDPEGQPTASTPESEEWNNSQPASGEKKEGWSWESYLEEQKAVTAPVSLFQDYQAVTHNKNGFRPGMKLEGIDPQHPSMYFILTVAEVCGYRLRLHFDGYSECHDFWINANSPDIHPAGWFEKTGHKLQPPKGYKEEEFSWSQYLRSTRAQAAPKHLFVSQSHNPPPLGFQVGMKLEAVDRMNPSLVCVASVTDVVDSRFLVHFDNWDDTYDYWCDPSSPYIHPVGWCQKQGKPLTPPQDYPDPDSFCWEKYLEETGASAVPTWAFKVRPPHSFLVNMKLEAVDRRNPALIRVASVEDVEDHRIKLHFDGWSHAYDFWIDADHPDIHPAGWCSKTGHPLQPPLRPREPSSALPGGCPPLSYRSLPQTRTSKYSFHHRKCPTPGCDGSGHVTGKFTAHHCLSGCPLAERNQSRLKAELSDAEASARKRNLSGFSLRKKPRHHGRIGRPPKYRKIPQEDFPTLTADAMHQSLFMSALSAHPDRSLSVCWEQHCKLLPGVAGISASTVAKWTIDEVFSFVQTLTGCEDQARLFKDEMIDGEAFLLLTQADIVKIMSVKLGPALKIYNAILMFKNADDTLK; encoded by the exons ATGGAGGGGAATGCTGAAATGGAGATGCTGAGGACACTGAAGGGGCCCTCCACAGGAGAGGTCAACGTGCACCTGGTGGCCAGAGACAGCCCAGGTTCCGGCTCTCACCTGCCGGCTACCGCCTTCATCATCCCAG CCGGCTCAGCCACCCTTGGTCTGCCCAGCAGTGCCCTGGATGTTTCCTGTTTTCCGCGGGAGCCGATCCATGTGGGCGCCCCGGAGCGCGTGGCGGGCAGCCTACCTGTCACGGCCACCGTTCTGCCGCAGCTAAGCGCGGAGCCTGCGGCCAGCGCCAGCGCCGCCACCGCCACGGTGCGGCTCCTGGAGTGGACCGAGGCCACGGCCCCGCCTCCTGGGAGCGGCCTGCGG TTCCGGATAAGCGAGTACGCGCCGCTGAACATGGTGGGAGCGGAGCAGCCCCCGAGCCCCGAGCTGCGGCCGGAAGGTGTGGCCGAATGTGAAGACCGCGAGGCCCCGGCGGGAGGTGGCGATGCGGGCACCCAGCCGCCGG CGGACCTCCCCCAGGATCCTCCAGAAGACCCTCCGCAGAACCCCCCGGAAGAGGAAGGCACCTGTCAGTGCCAGGAGTGTGGACCTCAGCAAAGCGCAGGTCCAGATGCTGCTTCCTCCAAAGATGACTGCCCCCAGCTGTTCCAAGAGCG GTCAGTCATAGTGGAGAACTCCTCAGGCCAGAACTCCTGCACCAGCACTTCTGAGCTTCTCAAACCCATGAAGAAGAGGAAGCGCAGGGAATACCACAGCCCATCAGAGGAGGAGTCAGAGCCTGAGGCCCTG GAGAagcaagaagaaggaaaggatcCAGAGGGACAACCGACTGCTAGCACCCCAGAAAGTGAGGAGTGGAACAACAGCCAGCCTG CATcaggggagaagaaggaaggcTGGTCATGGGAGTCCTACCTCGAGGAGCAGAAGGCTGTCACTGCCCCTGTCAGCCTCTTCCAGGAC TACCAGGCAGTCACTCATAATAAGAATGGCTTCAGACCGGGCATGAAGTTGGAAGGCATCGACCCTCAACACCCGTCCATGTACTTCATCCTCACCGTGGCCGAG GTGTGTGGCTACCGCCTACGTCTGCACTTTGATGGGTATTCTGAGTGTCATGACTTCTGGATCAATGCCAACTCCCCTGACATTCACCCCGCTGGCTGGTTTGAGAAGACTGGGCACAAACTGCAGCCCCCCAAAG GTTACAAGGAGGAGGAGTTCAGCTGGAGCCAGTATCTGCGCAGCACAAGAGCTCAGGCCGCCCCCAAGCACCTGTTTGTGAGCCAGAGCCAT AATCCTCCACCCCTGGGTTTCCAGGTGGGCATGAAACTGGAAGCTGTTGACCGCATGAACCCATCCCTCGTCTGTGTGGCCAGCGTGACAGACGTGGTGGACAGCCGCTTCCTGGTGCACTTTGACAACTGGGATGATACTTACGACTACTG GTGTGATCCCAGCAGCCCTTACATCCACCCGGTGGGCTGGTGCCAGAAGCAAGGAAAGCCCCTCACCCCTCCACAAG ACTACCCGGACCCTGATAGCTTCTGTTGGGAAAAATACCTGGAGGAAACTGGGGCCTCTGCTGTGCCCACCTGGGCCTTCAAGGTG CGACCCCCACACAGCTTCCTGGTCAACATGAAACTGGAGGCCGTGGACCGCAGGAACCCAGCCCTCATTCGTGTGGCCAGCGTGGAGGATGTGGAGGACCATCGCATAAAG CTCCACTTTGATGGCTGGAGTCATGCCTATGACTTCTGGATTGACGCCGACCACCCAGACATCCACCCTGCAGGCTGGTGCTCCAAGACAGGGCATCCCCTGCAGCCTCCTCTCC gacccagagagccCAGCTCTGCCTTGCCCGGGGGCTGTCCCCCTCTCAGCTATCGCAGCCTGCCACAGACGAGGACCTCCAAGTACAGCTTTCACCACCG GAAGTGCCCGACTCCTGGTTGTGATGGCTCTGGCCATGTCACAGGCAAGTTCACAGCTCACCATTGCCTCTCGGGCTGCCCGCTGGCTGAGAGGAACCAGAGTCGGCTGAAGGCGGAGTTATCGGACGCAGAGGCCTCGGCCCGTAAGAGGAACCTCTCGGGCTTCTCCCTAAGGAAGAAGCCTCGCCATCATGGCCG GATTGGACGCCCTCCAAAGTATCGGAAGATCCCACAAGAAGATTTCCCCA cacTGACTGCCGATGCCATGCACCAGTCCCTCTTCATGTCAGCCCTGTCGGCTCACCCTGACCGCTCCCTCTCTGTGTGCTGGGAGCAGCACTGCAAGCTCCTGCCGGGAGTGGCGGGCATCTCGGCCTCGACAGTTGCCAAGTGGACCATTGATGAG GTCTTCAGCTTCGTTCAGACCCTGACCGGCTGTGAGGACCAGGCACGACTCTTCAAAGATGAG ATGATTGACGGCGAGGCCTTCCTTTTGCTGACACAGGCGGACATTGTGAAGATCATGAGCGTGAAGCTGGGGCCAGCCTTGAAGATCTATAACGCCATTCTCATGTTCAAAAACGCCGATGACACCTTAAAGTGA
- the L3MBTL1 gene encoding lethal(3)malignant brain tumor-like protein 1 isoform X1 has translation MEGNAEMEMLRTLKGPSTGEVNVHLVARDSPGSGSHLPATAFIIPAGSATLGLPSSALDVSCFPREPIHVGAPERVAGSLPVTATVLPQLSAEPAASASAATATVRLLEWTEATAPPPGSGLRFRISEYAPLNMVGAEQPPSPELRPEGVAECEDREAPAGGGDAGTQPPADLPQDPPEDPPQNPPEEEGTCQCQECGPQQSAGPDAASSKDDCPQLFQERSVIVENSSGQNSCTSTSELLKPMKKRKRREYHSPSEEESEPEALEKQEEGKDPEGQPTASTPESEEWNNSQPASGEKKEGWSWESYLEEQKAVTAPVSLFQDYQAVTHNKNGFRPGMKLEGIDPQHPSMYFILTVAEVCGYRLRLHFDGYSECHDFWINANSPDIHPAGWFEKTGHKLQPPKGYKEEEFSWSQYLRSTRAQAAPKHLFVSQSHNPPPLGFQVGMKLEAVDRMNPSLVCVASVTDVVDSRFLVHFDNWDDTYDYWCDPSSPYIHPVGWCQKQGKPLTPPQDYPDPDSFCWEKYLEETGASAVPTWAFKVRPPHSFLVNMKLEAVDRRNPALIRVASVEDVEDHRIKLHFDGWSHAYDFWIDADHPDIHPAGWCSKTGHPLQPPLRPREPSSALPGGCPPLSYRSLPQTRTSKYSFHHRKCPTPGCDGSGHVTGKFTAHHCLSGCPLAERNQSRLKAELSDAEASARKRNLSGFSLRKKPRHHGRCGGQGCRASCPLGPGQALIPCHGPGPSLSRIGRPPKYRKIPQEDFPTLTADAMHQSLFMSALSAHPDRSLSVCWEQHCKLLPGVAGISASTVAKWTIDEVFSFVQTLTGCEDQARLFKDEMIDGEAFLLLTQADIVKIMSVKLGPALKIYNAILMFKNADDTLK, from the exons ATGGAGGGGAATGCTGAAATGGAGATGCTGAGGACACTGAAGGGGCCCTCCACAGGAGAGGTCAACGTGCACCTGGTGGCCAGAGACAGCCCAGGTTCCGGCTCTCACCTGCCGGCTACCGCCTTCATCATCCCAG CCGGCTCAGCCACCCTTGGTCTGCCCAGCAGTGCCCTGGATGTTTCCTGTTTTCCGCGGGAGCCGATCCATGTGGGCGCCCCGGAGCGCGTGGCGGGCAGCCTACCTGTCACGGCCACCGTTCTGCCGCAGCTAAGCGCGGAGCCTGCGGCCAGCGCCAGCGCCGCCACCGCCACGGTGCGGCTCCTGGAGTGGACCGAGGCCACGGCCCCGCCTCCTGGGAGCGGCCTGCGG TTCCGGATAAGCGAGTACGCGCCGCTGAACATGGTGGGAGCGGAGCAGCCCCCGAGCCCCGAGCTGCGGCCGGAAGGTGTGGCCGAATGTGAAGACCGCGAGGCCCCGGCGGGAGGTGGCGATGCGGGCACCCAGCCGCCGG CGGACCTCCCCCAGGATCCTCCAGAAGACCCTCCGCAGAACCCCCCGGAAGAGGAAGGCACCTGTCAGTGCCAGGAGTGTGGACCTCAGCAAAGCGCAGGTCCAGATGCTGCTTCCTCCAAAGATGACTGCCCCCAGCTGTTCCAAGAGCG GTCAGTCATAGTGGAGAACTCCTCAGGCCAGAACTCCTGCACCAGCACTTCTGAGCTTCTCAAACCCATGAAGAAGAGGAAGCGCAGGGAATACCACAGCCCATCAGAGGAGGAGTCAGAGCCTGAGGCCCTG GAGAagcaagaagaaggaaaggatcCAGAGGGACAACCGACTGCTAGCACCCCAGAAAGTGAGGAGTGGAACAACAGCCAGCCTG CATcaggggagaagaaggaaggcTGGTCATGGGAGTCCTACCTCGAGGAGCAGAAGGCTGTCACTGCCCCTGTCAGCCTCTTCCAGGAC TACCAGGCAGTCACTCATAATAAGAATGGCTTCAGACCGGGCATGAAGTTGGAAGGCATCGACCCTCAACACCCGTCCATGTACTTCATCCTCACCGTGGCCGAG GTGTGTGGCTACCGCCTACGTCTGCACTTTGATGGGTATTCTGAGTGTCATGACTTCTGGATCAATGCCAACTCCCCTGACATTCACCCCGCTGGCTGGTTTGAGAAGACTGGGCACAAACTGCAGCCCCCCAAAG GTTACAAGGAGGAGGAGTTCAGCTGGAGCCAGTATCTGCGCAGCACAAGAGCTCAGGCCGCCCCCAAGCACCTGTTTGTGAGCCAGAGCCAT AATCCTCCACCCCTGGGTTTCCAGGTGGGCATGAAACTGGAAGCTGTTGACCGCATGAACCCATCCCTCGTCTGTGTGGCCAGCGTGACAGACGTGGTGGACAGCCGCTTCCTGGTGCACTTTGACAACTGGGATGATACTTACGACTACTG GTGTGATCCCAGCAGCCCTTACATCCACCCGGTGGGCTGGTGCCAGAAGCAAGGAAAGCCCCTCACCCCTCCACAAG ACTACCCGGACCCTGATAGCTTCTGTTGGGAAAAATACCTGGAGGAAACTGGGGCCTCTGCTGTGCCCACCTGGGCCTTCAAGGTG CGACCCCCACACAGCTTCCTGGTCAACATGAAACTGGAGGCCGTGGACCGCAGGAACCCAGCCCTCATTCGTGTGGCCAGCGTGGAGGATGTGGAGGACCATCGCATAAAG CTCCACTTTGATGGCTGGAGTCATGCCTATGACTTCTGGATTGACGCCGACCACCCAGACATCCACCCTGCAGGCTGGTGCTCCAAGACAGGGCATCCCCTGCAGCCTCCTCTCC gacccagagagccCAGCTCTGCCTTGCCCGGGGGCTGTCCCCCTCTCAGCTATCGCAGCCTGCCACAGACGAGGACCTCCAAGTACAGCTTTCACCACCG GAAGTGCCCGACTCCTGGTTGTGATGGCTCTGGCCATGTCACAGGCAAGTTCACAGCTCACCATTGCCTCTCGGGCTGCCCGCTGGCTGAGAGGAACCAGAGTCGGCTGAAGGCGGAGTTATCGGACGCAGAGGCCTCGGCCCGTAAGAGGAACCTCTCGGGCTTCTCCCTAAGGAAGAAGCCTCGCCATCATGGCCGGTGCGGAGGGCAAGGGTGCAGGGCCTCGTGTCCTCTTGGGCCAGGCCAGGCACTGATTCCCTGCCACGGACCCGGTCCCTCTCTCTCCAGGATTGGACGCCCTCCAAAGTATCGGAAGATCCCACAAGAAGATTTCCCCA cacTGACTGCCGATGCCATGCACCAGTCCCTCTTCATGTCAGCCCTGTCGGCTCACCCTGACCGCTCCCTCTCTGTGTGCTGGGAGCAGCACTGCAAGCTCCTGCCGGGAGTGGCGGGCATCTCGGCCTCGACAGTTGCCAAGTGGACCATTGATGAG GTCTTCAGCTTCGTTCAGACCCTGACCGGCTGTGAGGACCAGGCACGACTCTTCAAAGATGAG ATGATTGACGGCGAGGCCTTCCTTTTGCTGACACAGGCGGACATTGTGAAGATCATGAGCGTGAAGCTGGGGCCAGCCTTGAAGATCTATAACGCCATTCTCATGTTCAAAAACGCCGATGACACCTTAAAGTGA